In Struthio camelus isolate bStrCam1 chromosome 4, bStrCam1.hap1, whole genome shotgun sequence, a genomic segment contains:
- the KLKB1 gene encoding plasma kallikrein isoform X2 — translation MKIHTSKEETSLQFLRQMSITVKLCVLTIPRVCSSPIFHQHGLMILQKACSPNVHKGLDMEGKSYDVTLADSYQQCQKRCTNDNHCQFFTYASETFHNASLRKKCFLKHTTLGTPTSIRLLDGVVSGFSLKPCQLSEIDCHMDIFEHKEFSGINITTFFTPDVSVCQTICTYFPNCLFFTFFTREWQIESQRNLCLLKTSRSGIPDALISRENAVSGFSLLNCRRSFPACSSRTYMNMNFLGEELNVTYAKGHKVCQQVCTDTIRCQFFTYFPLQDSCNEERKCKCHLKMSSNGSPVGIVHGGGRISGYSLRLCKKKASTVCMHHSEKSIRIVGGTDSSPGEWPWQVSLHVKLSRQRHLCGGSIISNQWILTAAHCVVSLENPNIWRVYAGILKQSEIKEETPFFKVEEIIVHPQYKIAQTGYDIALMKLDKPMNFTDLQLPICLPSKEDANTLYTNCWVTGWGYRKERGRVEDILQKVTVPLMSKEECQARYRERKIDDRVICAGYEEGGRDACKGDSGGPLSCKHEEVWYLVGITSWGEGCARPKQPGVYTKVAEYADWILEKTT, via the exons CTTGCAGTCCAAATGTCCACAAAGGACTGGATATGGAAGGGAAAAGTTATGATGTTACTCTGGCTGACAGCTATCAACAGTGTCAAAAAAGATGTACCAATGACAACCATTGTCAATTTTTTACGTATGCCTCAGAAACATTTCACAATGCAAGCCTTCG TAAAAAATGCTTCTTGAAACATACCACTTTGGGAACTCCAACCAGCATAAGGCTGCTTGATGGTGTTGTATCTGGATTCTCTTTAAAACCGTGCCAGCTTTCTGAAATAG ATTGTCACATGGACATTTTTGAACATAAAGAATTTTCAGGAATTAATATTACAACTTTTTTCACTCCCGATGTCTCCGTCTGCCAAACTATTTGTACTtattttccaaactgcttgtTCTTTACATTCTTTACCAGGGAATGGCAAATAGAATCCCAAAG aaatcttTGCCTTCTGAAGACATCAAGAAGTGGGATTCCGGATGCACTTATATCAAGAGAAAATGCTGTATCAGGCTTCAGTCTCCTAAATTGTAGAAGATCCTTTCCTG CCTGCAGTTCTCGCACGTACATGAATATGAATTTTTTGGGAGAGGAACTCAATGTTACTTATGCTAAAGGACACAAAGTTTGTCAGCAGGTTTGCACAGACACGATCCGTTGCCAATTTTTTACCTACTTTCCACTCCAAGATTCGTGCAATGAAGAAAG AAAATGTAAGTGCCACCTGAAAATGTCCTCAAATGGATCCCCAGTGGGAATAGTACATGGAGGAGGAAGAATCTCTGGATACTCACTAAGATTATGTAAAAAAAAGGCCAGTACTG TATGTATGCACCATTCTGAAAAAAGTATAAGGATTGTTGGAGGGACAGACTCTTCTCCTGGTGAATGGCCATGGCAAGTAAGCTTGCATGTGAAGTTATCTCGTCAGAGACATCTCTGTGGGGGCTCTATCATCAGTAACCAATGGATTCTTACAGCTGCTCATTGTGTTGTGAG TCTTGAGAATCCCAACATTTGGCGTGTTTATGCGGGTATTTTAAAACAAtcagaaataaaagaggaaacgCCTTTCTTCAAAGTGGAAGAGATTATTGTTCACCCTCAGTATAAAATCGCACAGACTGGATATGACATTGCTTTAATGAAACTTGATAAGCCTATGAATTTTACTG aTCTTCAGCTACCTATTTGCCTGCCATCAAAAGAAGATGCTAACACACTTTATACCAACTGCTGGGTGACTGGATGGGGTtatagaaaagaaagag GTCGTGTAGAAGATATTCTTCAGAAGGTTACTGTTCCCCTCATGTCAAAAGAGGAATGCCAGGCAAGATATCGGGAGCGCAAAATAGATGACAGAGTGATTTGTGCTGGCTATGAAGAAGGTGGAAGGGATGCTTGTAAG GGAGATTCAGGAGGGCCGCTGTCATGCAAGCATGAGGAAGTGTGGTATCTGGTCGGCATTACCAGCTGGGGCGAAGGGTGCGCTCGTCCAAAGCAGCCAGGTGTCTATACAAAAGTTGCTGAATACGCAGACTGGATTTTAGAAAAAACTACGTAG
- the KLKB1 gene encoding plasma kallikrein isoform X3, with product MEGAISGHSLKQCNIKISACSPNVHKGLDMEGKSYDVTLADSYQQCQKRCTNDNHCQFFTYASETFHNASLRKKCFLKHTTLGTPTSIRLLDGVVSGFSLKPCQLSEIDCHMDIFEHKEFSGINITTFFTPDVSVCQTICTYFPNCLFFTFFTREWQIESQRNLCLLKTSRSGIPDALISRENAVSGFSLLNCRRSFPACSSRTYMNMNFLGEELNVTYAKGHKVCQQVCTDTIRCQFFTYFPLQDSCNEERKCKCHLKMSSNGSPVGIVHGGGRISGYSLRLCKKKASTVCMHHSEKSIRIVGGTDSSPGEWPWQVSLHVKLSRQRHLCGGSIISNQWILTAAHCVVSLENPNIWRVYAGILKQSEIKEETPFFKVEEIIVHPQYKIAQTGYDIALMKLDKPMNFTDLQLPICLPSKEDANTLYTNCWVTGWGYRKERGRVEDILQKVTVPLMSKEECQARYRERKIDDRVICAGYEEGGRDACKGDSGGPLSCKHEEVWYLVGITSWGEGCARPKQPGVYTKVAEYADWILEKTT from the exons CTTGCAGTCCAAATGTCCACAAAGGACTGGATATGGAAGGGAAAAGTTATGATGTTACTCTGGCTGACAGCTATCAACAGTGTCAAAAAAGATGTACCAATGACAACCATTGTCAATTTTTTACGTATGCCTCAGAAACATTTCACAATGCAAGCCTTCG TAAAAAATGCTTCTTGAAACATACCACTTTGGGAACTCCAACCAGCATAAGGCTGCTTGATGGTGTTGTATCTGGATTCTCTTTAAAACCGTGCCAGCTTTCTGAAATAG ATTGTCACATGGACATTTTTGAACATAAAGAATTTTCAGGAATTAATATTACAACTTTTTTCACTCCCGATGTCTCCGTCTGCCAAACTATTTGTACTtattttccaaactgcttgtTCTTTACATTCTTTACCAGGGAATGGCAAATAGAATCCCAAAG aaatcttTGCCTTCTGAAGACATCAAGAAGTGGGATTCCGGATGCACTTATATCAAGAGAAAATGCTGTATCAGGCTTCAGTCTCCTAAATTGTAGAAGATCCTTTCCTG CCTGCAGTTCTCGCACGTACATGAATATGAATTTTTTGGGAGAGGAACTCAATGTTACTTATGCTAAAGGACACAAAGTTTGTCAGCAGGTTTGCACAGACACGATCCGTTGCCAATTTTTTACCTACTTTCCACTCCAAGATTCGTGCAATGAAGAAAG AAAATGTAAGTGCCACCTGAAAATGTCCTCAAATGGATCCCCAGTGGGAATAGTACATGGAGGAGGAAGAATCTCTGGATACTCACTAAGATTATGTAAAAAAAAGGCCAGTACTG TATGTATGCACCATTCTGAAAAAAGTATAAGGATTGTTGGAGGGACAGACTCTTCTCCTGGTGAATGGCCATGGCAAGTAAGCTTGCATGTGAAGTTATCTCGTCAGAGACATCTCTGTGGGGGCTCTATCATCAGTAACCAATGGATTCTTACAGCTGCTCATTGTGTTGTGAG TCTTGAGAATCCCAACATTTGGCGTGTTTATGCGGGTATTTTAAAACAAtcagaaataaaagaggaaacgCCTTTCTTCAAAGTGGAAGAGATTATTGTTCACCCTCAGTATAAAATCGCACAGACTGGATATGACATTGCTTTAATGAAACTTGATAAGCCTATGAATTTTACTG aTCTTCAGCTACCTATTTGCCTGCCATCAAAAGAAGATGCTAACACACTTTATACCAACTGCTGGGTGACTGGATGGGGTtatagaaaagaaagag GTCGTGTAGAAGATATTCTTCAGAAGGTTACTGTTCCCCTCATGTCAAAAGAGGAATGCCAGGCAAGATATCGGGAGCGCAAAATAGATGACAGAGTGATTTGTGCTGGCTATGAAGAAGGTGGAAGGGATGCTTGTAAG GGAGATTCAGGAGGGCCGCTGTCATGCAAGCATGAGGAAGTGTGGTATCTGGTCGGCATTACCAGCTGGGGCGAAGGGTGCGCTCGTCCAAAGCAGCCAGGTGTCTATACAAAAGTTGCTGAATACGCAGACTGGATTTTAGAAAAAACTACGTAG